A region from the Streptomyces sp. 3214.6 genome encodes:
- a CDS encoding pentapeptide repeat-containing protein, which yields MKGVRFTRATFSGSEVSFDDAVFSGSTVKFDDATFSGGEVSLHGVTFPSGSVDFHSVASWDSPPQFDDLVLTALPAGLLLPPPDIVRPS from the coding sequence ATGAAGGGGGTCCGGTTCACCCGCGCGACGTTCTCCGGCAGCGAGGTCAGTTTCGATGACGCGGTGTTCTCCGGCAGTACGGTCAAGTTTGATGATGCGACGTTCTCTGGCGGAGAGGTCAGCCTCCACGGCGTGACGTTCCCCAGCGGCAGCGTGGACTTCCATTCTGTCGCCTCGTGGGATTCGCCACCCCAGTTCGACGACTTGGTGCTGACCGCTCTACCCGCAGGGCTTCTCCTTCCCCCTCCAGACATTGTTCGGCCGAGCTGA